The proteins below come from a single Paramormyrops kingsleyae isolate MSU_618 chromosome 25, PKINGS_0.4, whole genome shotgun sequence genomic window:
- the LOC140582887 gene encoding HMG domain-containing protein 3-like yields MHHGLEDTQEFKTSSPRQRFLKPRKEDLIAACNALGVSEAGSRSDLINRLEELLLYKFIKLQKTGGGVLHMGCTHSVVYYESPLWWQESARDHGDALLSFRHPPTVYISDIAGRVARHVNNRTNQRFFQPNDGRLCAATDSNIQDAANKKLEIHLPWVTSIGFMSTTTIAKDSPGDRLSSAHPETGSTNRFSLYDRFHQKNQKKPEELLRSVKVVPDLAALVNSSSAEQINRELSSSKYSLCQMKDIHFMFSLRLYFHLHNTKINKKYIKDLQRQTKEVLELCPSGKLTFGRPERRKISFPTSESQRETETLRSPDSTFSVAMFPTEPENLVITVFQLA; encoded by the exons ATGCACCATGGATTGGAGGACACACAAGAATTCAAGACATCATCCCCAAGACAGAGGTTTTTAAAG CCAAGGAAAGAGGATTTAATTGCAGCATGCAATGCTCTTGGAGTGTCAGAAGCTGGGTCGCGGAGTGACCTAATAAATAGGCTTGAAGAGCTTCTACTTTACAAGTTCATCAAACTTCAGAAGACTGGAG gtGGTGTTTTGCACATGGGGTGTACACACTCTGTTGTGTACTATGAATCTCCATTGTGGTGGCAAGAATCAGCCCGTGACCATGGGGATGCCCTGTTGAGCTTCCGGCATCCTCCTACAGTCTATATTTCAGATATTGCTGGACGTGTGGCTCGACATGTGAACAATCGCACCAATCAACGCTTCTTCCAACCAAATGATGGACGGCTTTGTGCTGCTACAGACAGcaacattcaggatgctgccaACAAAAAACTGGAAATACATTTACCCTGGGTGACTAGCATTGGATTTATGTCCACAACCACCATTGCAAAAGACAGTCCAGGGGACAGGTTGTCCTCTGCTCACCCAGAGACTGGATCCACCAACAGATTTTCCCTCTATGACCGGTTTCACcagaaaaaccaaaaaaaacccGAAGAGCTTCTGAGGAGTGTAAAGGTAGTGCCAGATCTAGCAGCTTTAGTGAATTCATCTTCCGCAGAACAGATAAACAGGGAGCTCTCATCCAGCAAATATTCATTGTGCCAGATGAAGGACATCCATTTCATGTTTTCCCTGCGACTTTATTTTCATCTTCACAACACgaagataaataaaaaatatatcaaagaCTTACAGAGACAGACCAAAGAAGTCCTGGAGCTGTGTCCCAGTGGAAAACTTACATTTGGTAGACCAG AGAGGAGAAAAATCAGTTTTCCAACTTCGGAATCtcagagagaaacagagaccCTGAGATCCCCTGACAGCACATTTTCAGTGGCAATGTTTCCAACAGAACCTGAAAATTTGGTGATTACTGTTTTTCAACTTGCATAA